A region from the Chelmon rostratus isolate fCheRos1 chromosome 6, fCheRos1.pri, whole genome shotgun sequence genome encodes:
- the glg1a gene encoding Golgi apparatus protein 1 isoform X1: MADCIRVPLLLVLMCILLSVHPIRGENNFVAKAAVKADNPQNPPGGPGPAAVNPGAAERNLGAGASLPRRRSAGWKLAEEAVCREDLTRLCPKHSWNNNLALLECLQDRKEETEIAAECNHLLWNYKLNLTTDSKFESVAVEVCKTTISQIKECAAEELGKGYLVSCLVDHRGNISDYQCNQYITKMTSIVFSDYRLICGFMDKCRDDINTLHCGSISTGEKDVHSQGEVIACLEKGLVREAEEQPGAHAIKEECKKSIMRVAELSSDDFHLDRYLYFACREDRERFCENTLAGEGRVYKCLFNHKFEEAMSERCREALTTRQKLIAQDYKVSYSLAKACKSDLRKYRCSADSSMPRAREARLSYLLLCLESAVHRGRVVSGECQGEMMDYRRMLMEDFSLSPEIVLHCRSEIEGHCSGLHRKGRTLHCLMRVGRGDMGAIEPNCQRALQNLMQEADPGADYRIDRALNEACESVIQTACKHIRNGDPMILSCLMEHLYTDKMVEDCEHRLLELQYFIARDWKLDPILYKKCQGDAARLCHTHGWNETSEMMPPGTIFSCLYRHAYRSVEQGRRLPSGVSDAENPDVTLSRDCKVEVQRILHQRALDVKLDPELQRLCMTDLGKWCSEKTEAGQELECLQDHLEDLVSDCRDVVGNLTELESEDIQIEALLMRACEPVIQAHCHEVADNQIDTGDLMDCLVQNKHQKEMNEKCAVGVTHFQLIQIKDFRFSYKFKTACKEDVLKLCPNIKKKVDVVICLSTTVRNDTLQDAKEQRVSVKCRKQLRVEEVEMSEDIRLEPELYESCKQDINKLCQNVAFGNAQVIECLKENKRDLTQRCHQRIFKLQEVEMVDPELDYQLMRVCKHMIRRFCTESEGKNVLQCLKQNKNSELMDPKCKQMITKRQITQNTDYRLNPVLRKACKADIPKFCQPILNRATADTELEGQVISCLKLKYADQRLSPDCEDQIRVILQESALDYRLDPQLQLHCTQEISRLCPEEAAAQEQTGQVEECLKVNLLKIKQEGCKKEVLNMLKESKADIFVDPVLHTACALDIKHQCAAIPPGKGRQMSCLMEALQDKRVRLQPECKKRLQDRIDMWSYAAKVAPAEGFSDLAMQVMTSPSKNYILTVIGAGVALLFLMGLLCGRFTKRVTQELKDR, translated from the exons ATGGCGGACTGTATACGTGTTCCTCTGCTCCTGGTTCTGATGTGCATCTTGTTATCTGTGCATCCAATTCGAGGTGAAAACAACTTTGTCGCCAAAGCTGCTGTTAAAGCTGATAACCCACAGAATCCACCCGGAGGTCCGGGGCCGGCCGCGGTGAACCCAGGAGCCGCTGAGAGGAACCTTGGCGCTGGGGCCTCGCTGCCTCGGAGGCGCTCTGCCGGCTGGAAGTTGGCTGAGGAGGCGGTGTGCAGGGAAGACCTGACCCGGCTTTGCCCCAAACATTCCTGGAACAACAACCTGGCCTTGTTGGAGTGTCTCCAGGACAGGAAAGAG gAAACAGAGATCGCCGCCGAATGCAACCAT ctgttgtGGAACTACAAGTTGAACCTGACCACCGACTCAAAGTTTGAGTCTGTCGCCGTGGAGGTCTGCAAGACCACCATCTCCCAG ATTAAAGAATGTGCGGCGGAGGAGCTGGGGAAGGGCTACCTGGTGTCCTGCCTGGTGGATCACCGTGGCAACATCAGCGACTACCAGTGCAACCAGTACATCACCAAGATGACGAGCATCGTCTTCAGCGACTACCGGCTGATCTGTGGCTTCATGGACAAATGTCGCGATGACATCAACACTCTGCACTGCGGCAGCATCAGCACCGGAGAGAAG GACGTCCACTCTCAGGGCGAGGTCATCGCCTGTCTGGAGAAAGGTTTGGTGCGGGAGGCCGAGGAGCAGCCGGGGGCGCACGCCATCAAAGAGGAATGTAAGAAGTCCATCATGAGAGTCGCCGAGCTCTCCTCGGATGACTTCCACCTGGATCGCTACCTCTACTTCGCCTGCCGCGAGGACCGAGAGCGCTTCTGTGAAAAC ACGCTGGCCGGGGAGGGACGAGTTTACAAATGTCTCTTCAATCACAAGTTTGAGGAGGCGATGTCTGAGAGG TGCCGCGAGGCTCTGACCACCAGACAGAAGCTGATCGCTCAGGACTACAAGGTGAGCTACTCGCTGGCCAAAGCCTGCAAGTCGGACCTGAGGAAATACCGCTGCAGCGCGGACTCCAGCATGCCGCGAGCCCGAGAAGCTCGCCTGTCCTACCTGCTGCTGTGCCTGGAGTCTGCTGTGCATCGAG gtcgTGTGGTCAGCGGCGAGTGTCAGGGTGAGATGATGGACTACAGGCGGATGCTGATGGAGGATTTCTCCCTGAGTCCGGAGATCGTGCTGCACTGTCGGAGCGAGATCGAGGGTCACTGCTCCGGTCTGCACCGCAAGGGAAGAACGCTGCACTGCCTGATGAGGGTCGGCCGAGGGGACATGGGCGCCATCGAGCCCAACTGCCAGAGGGCG CTCCAGAACCTGATGCAGGAAGCCGACCCCGGAGCCGACTATCGCATCGACCGAGCGCTCAACGAGGCCTGTGAGTCCGTCATCCAGACTGCCTGCAAACACATCCGCAACGGAGACCCCAT GATCCTGTCCTGTCTGATGGAGCATCTGTACACCGACAAGATGGTGGAGGACTGTGAACACagactgctggagctgcagtaCTTCATCGCCAGAGACTGGAA GTTGGATCCCATCTTGTATAAGAAATGTCAGGGCGACGCTGCCCGGCTCTGCCACACCCACGGCTGGAACGAGACCAGCGAAATGATGCCGCCCGGCACCATTTTCTCCTGCCTGTACCGCCACGCCTACCGCTCTGTGGAGCAGGGACGGAGG CTCCCCAGTGGAGTGTCTGATGCAGAAAACCCTGATGTGACT ctttCCAGGGACTGTAAGGTGGAGGTGCAGAGGATTCTCCACCAGAGGGCGCTGGATGTGAAGCTGGACCCTGAGCTCCAGAGACTGTGCATGACCGACCTGGGGAAGTGGTGCAGCGAGAAGACGGAGGCCGGACAGGAGCTGGAATGTCTGCAGGATCACCTGGAGGATCTGGTGTCGGACTGCAGAGACGTGGTGGGAAACCTGACGGAGCTGGAGTCAGAG GACATTCAGATCGAGGCGCTGCTGATGAGAGCCTGTGAACCCGTCATCCAGGCCCACTGCCAT gaggTGGCTGATAATCAGATCGACACTGGTGACCTGATGGACTGTTTGGTTCAGAACAAACACCAGAAGGAGATGAATGAGAAGTGTGCGGTGGGAGTGACGCACTTCCAGCTG attCAGATCAAAGATTTCCGTTTCTCCTACAAGTTCAAGACTGCCTGCAAGGAGGACGTCCTCAAACTGTGCCCCAATATCAAGAAGAA GGTGGACGTTGTGATCTGCCTCAGCACCACCGTGAGGAACGACACCCTGCAGGACGCCAAGGAGCAGCGAGTGTCCGTCAAATGTCGTAAACAGCTGcgagtggaggaggtggagatg TCGGAGGACATCCGCCTGGAGCCGGAGCTGTACGAGTCGTGTAAGCAGGATATCAACAAGCTGTGTCAGAACGTGGCCTTCGGCAACGCACAG GTTATCGAGTGTCTGAAGGAGAACAAGCGTGATCTGACACAGCGCTGCCACCAGCGGATCTTCAAGCtccaggaggtggagatggTCGATCCTGAACTGGACTACCAGCTGATGAGAGTCTGCAAGCACATGATCAGG cgGTTCTGCACTGAGTCGGAGGGAAAGAACGTTCTTCAGTGTCTGAAACAGAACAAGAACAGTGAGCTGATGGATCCCAAATGCAAACAGATGATCACCAAGAGACAGATCACCCAGAACACag actACAGGCTGAACCCGGTGCTGAGGAAGGCCTGTAAAGCCGACATCCCAAAGTTCTGTCAGCCCATCCTGAACAGGGCGACGGCCGACACGGAGCTGGAGGGTCAGGTCATCTCCTGCCTCAAACTCAAATACGCCGACCAG CGCTTGTCTCCAGACTGTGAGGATCAGATCCGGGTCATCCTGCAGGAATCAGCGCTGGACTACAGACTGGACCCTCAGCTTCAGCTCCACTGCACACAAGAG ATTTCCAGGCTGTGTCCGGAGGAGGCGGCAGCTCAGGAACAGACGGGGCAGGTGGAGGAGTGTCTGAAGGTGAACCTGCTGAAGATCAAACAGGAAGGATGTAAGAAG GAGGTGTTGAACATGCTGAAGGAGAGTAAGGCGGACATCTTCGTCGACCCCGTCCTCCACACAGCCTGCGCTCTGGACATCAAACACCAGTGTGCAGCCATCCCGCCTGGCAAAGGGCGCC AGATGTCGTGCCTGATGGAGGCGCTGCAGGACAAACGTGTCCGTCTGCAGCCAGAGTGCAAGAAGAGACTTCAGGATCGCATCGACATGTGGAGCTACGCTGCCAAG GTGGCTCCCGCCGAGGGTTTCTCAGACCTGGCCATGCAGGTCATGACATCACCATCCAAGAACTACATCCTGACTGTGATTGGTGCAGGTGTGGCTCTGCTCTTCCTGATGGGGCTGCTCTGCGGCAGATTCACCAAACGCGTCACTCAGGAGCTGAAGGACAGGTAG
- the glg1a gene encoding Golgi apparatus protein 1 isoform X2 translates to MADCIRVPLLLVLMCILLSVHPIRGENNFVAKAAVKADNPQNPPGGPGPAAVNPGAAERNLGAGASLPRRRSAGWKLAEEAVCREDLTRLCPKHSWNNNLALLECLQDRKEETEIAAECNHLLWNYKLNLTTDSKFESVAVEVCKTTISQIKECAAEELGKGYLVSCLVDHRGNISDYQCNQYITKMTSIVFSDYRLICGFMDKCRDDINTLHCGSISTGEKDVHSQGEVIACLEKGLVREAEEQPGAHAIKEECKKSIMRVAELSSDDFHLDRYLYFACREDRERFCENTLAGEGRVYKCLFNHKFEEAMSERCREALTTRQKLIAQDYKVSYSLAKACKSDLRKYRCSADSSMPRAREARLSYLLLCLESAVHRGRVVSGECQGEMMDYRRMLMEDFSLSPEIVLHCRSEIEGHCSGLHRKGRTLHCLMRVGRGDMGAIEPNCQRALQNLMQEADPGADYRIDRALNEACESVIQTACKHIRNGDPMILSCLMEHLYTDKMVEDCEHRLLELQYFIARDWKLDPILYKKCQGDAARLCHTHGWNETSEMMPPGTIFSCLYRHAYRSVEQGRRLSRDCKVEVQRILHQRALDVKLDPELQRLCMTDLGKWCSEKTEAGQELECLQDHLEDLVSDCRDVVGNLTELESEDIQIEALLMRACEPVIQAHCHEVADNQIDTGDLMDCLVQNKHQKEMNEKCAVGVTHFQLIQIKDFRFSYKFKTACKEDVLKLCPNIKKKVDVVICLSTTVRNDTLQDAKEQRVSVKCRKQLRVEEVEMSEDIRLEPELYESCKQDINKLCQNVAFGNAQVIECLKENKRDLTQRCHQRIFKLQEVEMVDPELDYQLMRVCKHMIRRFCTESEGKNVLQCLKQNKNSELMDPKCKQMITKRQITQNTDYRLNPVLRKACKADIPKFCQPILNRATADTELEGQVISCLKLKYADQRLSPDCEDQIRVILQESALDYRLDPQLQLHCTQEISRLCPEEAAAQEQTGQVEECLKVNLLKIKQEGCKKEVLNMLKESKADIFVDPVLHTACALDIKHQCAAIPPGKGRQMSCLMEALQDKRVRLQPECKKRLQDRIDMWSYAAKVAPAEGFSDLAMQVMTSPSKNYILTVIGAGVALLFLMGLLCGRFTKRVTQELKDR, encoded by the exons ATGGCGGACTGTATACGTGTTCCTCTGCTCCTGGTTCTGATGTGCATCTTGTTATCTGTGCATCCAATTCGAGGTGAAAACAACTTTGTCGCCAAAGCTGCTGTTAAAGCTGATAACCCACAGAATCCACCCGGAGGTCCGGGGCCGGCCGCGGTGAACCCAGGAGCCGCTGAGAGGAACCTTGGCGCTGGGGCCTCGCTGCCTCGGAGGCGCTCTGCCGGCTGGAAGTTGGCTGAGGAGGCGGTGTGCAGGGAAGACCTGACCCGGCTTTGCCCCAAACATTCCTGGAACAACAACCTGGCCTTGTTGGAGTGTCTCCAGGACAGGAAAGAG gAAACAGAGATCGCCGCCGAATGCAACCAT ctgttgtGGAACTACAAGTTGAACCTGACCACCGACTCAAAGTTTGAGTCTGTCGCCGTGGAGGTCTGCAAGACCACCATCTCCCAG ATTAAAGAATGTGCGGCGGAGGAGCTGGGGAAGGGCTACCTGGTGTCCTGCCTGGTGGATCACCGTGGCAACATCAGCGACTACCAGTGCAACCAGTACATCACCAAGATGACGAGCATCGTCTTCAGCGACTACCGGCTGATCTGTGGCTTCATGGACAAATGTCGCGATGACATCAACACTCTGCACTGCGGCAGCATCAGCACCGGAGAGAAG GACGTCCACTCTCAGGGCGAGGTCATCGCCTGTCTGGAGAAAGGTTTGGTGCGGGAGGCCGAGGAGCAGCCGGGGGCGCACGCCATCAAAGAGGAATGTAAGAAGTCCATCATGAGAGTCGCCGAGCTCTCCTCGGATGACTTCCACCTGGATCGCTACCTCTACTTCGCCTGCCGCGAGGACCGAGAGCGCTTCTGTGAAAAC ACGCTGGCCGGGGAGGGACGAGTTTACAAATGTCTCTTCAATCACAAGTTTGAGGAGGCGATGTCTGAGAGG TGCCGCGAGGCTCTGACCACCAGACAGAAGCTGATCGCTCAGGACTACAAGGTGAGCTACTCGCTGGCCAAAGCCTGCAAGTCGGACCTGAGGAAATACCGCTGCAGCGCGGACTCCAGCATGCCGCGAGCCCGAGAAGCTCGCCTGTCCTACCTGCTGCTGTGCCTGGAGTCTGCTGTGCATCGAG gtcgTGTGGTCAGCGGCGAGTGTCAGGGTGAGATGATGGACTACAGGCGGATGCTGATGGAGGATTTCTCCCTGAGTCCGGAGATCGTGCTGCACTGTCGGAGCGAGATCGAGGGTCACTGCTCCGGTCTGCACCGCAAGGGAAGAACGCTGCACTGCCTGATGAGGGTCGGCCGAGGGGACATGGGCGCCATCGAGCCCAACTGCCAGAGGGCG CTCCAGAACCTGATGCAGGAAGCCGACCCCGGAGCCGACTATCGCATCGACCGAGCGCTCAACGAGGCCTGTGAGTCCGTCATCCAGACTGCCTGCAAACACATCCGCAACGGAGACCCCAT GATCCTGTCCTGTCTGATGGAGCATCTGTACACCGACAAGATGGTGGAGGACTGTGAACACagactgctggagctgcagtaCTTCATCGCCAGAGACTGGAA GTTGGATCCCATCTTGTATAAGAAATGTCAGGGCGACGCTGCCCGGCTCTGCCACACCCACGGCTGGAACGAGACCAGCGAAATGATGCCGCCCGGCACCATTTTCTCCTGCCTGTACCGCCACGCCTACCGCTCTGTGGAGCAGGGACGGAGG ctttCCAGGGACTGTAAGGTGGAGGTGCAGAGGATTCTCCACCAGAGGGCGCTGGATGTGAAGCTGGACCCTGAGCTCCAGAGACTGTGCATGACCGACCTGGGGAAGTGGTGCAGCGAGAAGACGGAGGCCGGACAGGAGCTGGAATGTCTGCAGGATCACCTGGAGGATCTGGTGTCGGACTGCAGAGACGTGGTGGGAAACCTGACGGAGCTGGAGTCAGAG GACATTCAGATCGAGGCGCTGCTGATGAGAGCCTGTGAACCCGTCATCCAGGCCCACTGCCAT gaggTGGCTGATAATCAGATCGACACTGGTGACCTGATGGACTGTTTGGTTCAGAACAAACACCAGAAGGAGATGAATGAGAAGTGTGCGGTGGGAGTGACGCACTTCCAGCTG attCAGATCAAAGATTTCCGTTTCTCCTACAAGTTCAAGACTGCCTGCAAGGAGGACGTCCTCAAACTGTGCCCCAATATCAAGAAGAA GGTGGACGTTGTGATCTGCCTCAGCACCACCGTGAGGAACGACACCCTGCAGGACGCCAAGGAGCAGCGAGTGTCCGTCAAATGTCGTAAACAGCTGcgagtggaggaggtggagatg TCGGAGGACATCCGCCTGGAGCCGGAGCTGTACGAGTCGTGTAAGCAGGATATCAACAAGCTGTGTCAGAACGTGGCCTTCGGCAACGCACAG GTTATCGAGTGTCTGAAGGAGAACAAGCGTGATCTGACACAGCGCTGCCACCAGCGGATCTTCAAGCtccaggaggtggagatggTCGATCCTGAACTGGACTACCAGCTGATGAGAGTCTGCAAGCACATGATCAGG cgGTTCTGCACTGAGTCGGAGGGAAAGAACGTTCTTCAGTGTCTGAAACAGAACAAGAACAGTGAGCTGATGGATCCCAAATGCAAACAGATGATCACCAAGAGACAGATCACCCAGAACACag actACAGGCTGAACCCGGTGCTGAGGAAGGCCTGTAAAGCCGACATCCCAAAGTTCTGTCAGCCCATCCTGAACAGGGCGACGGCCGACACGGAGCTGGAGGGTCAGGTCATCTCCTGCCTCAAACTCAAATACGCCGACCAG CGCTTGTCTCCAGACTGTGAGGATCAGATCCGGGTCATCCTGCAGGAATCAGCGCTGGACTACAGACTGGACCCTCAGCTTCAGCTCCACTGCACACAAGAG ATTTCCAGGCTGTGTCCGGAGGAGGCGGCAGCTCAGGAACAGACGGGGCAGGTGGAGGAGTGTCTGAAGGTGAACCTGCTGAAGATCAAACAGGAAGGATGTAAGAAG GAGGTGTTGAACATGCTGAAGGAGAGTAAGGCGGACATCTTCGTCGACCCCGTCCTCCACACAGCCTGCGCTCTGGACATCAAACACCAGTGTGCAGCCATCCCGCCTGGCAAAGGGCGCC AGATGTCGTGCCTGATGGAGGCGCTGCAGGACAAACGTGTCCGTCTGCAGCCAGAGTGCAAGAAGAGACTTCAGGATCGCATCGACATGTGGAGCTACGCTGCCAAG GTGGCTCCCGCCGAGGGTTTCTCAGACCTGGCCATGCAGGTCATGACATCACCATCCAAGAACTACATCCTGACTGTGATTGGTGCAGGTGTGGCTCTGCTCTTCCTGATGGGGCTGCTCTGCGGCAGATTCACCAAACGCGTCACTCAGGAGCTGAAGGACAGGTAG